A window of [Clostridium] innocuum genomic DNA:
ATCGTGGCGAATAACGATATTTCCTTGAAGACAATCGTGCTGGCAAAGGGACTGTTTCCCATTTATCAGATGCAGGACAAGGATGCGGTAATAAAGCAGTTTAATACAGGGGAACGTGATCTGGCTAAGACACTGGAGCCCGGCTTTGCGCTGGTGGAGAAAATGATTGATCGCGGCTATGTCAATGCGCAGGAGGCTCTGAAAAGCGAAAAAACAAAGGATGACCTGACGCTGTTTGCCAGGGGGGAACAGCCGTTTATGCTGAGTGGGGCATGGGCCGCTCCACGTCTGCGCGACCTGCATCCGGATTTCACCTTTTCCATACATCCTTACCCCGTTCTGGAGGATGGCTGTGCACTGGTTATCAATATCGACACCCGCATCAGTGTCAATGCAGACAGTCCGCATGTGGAGGAAGCAAAGCAGTTTGTGGAGTACCTGACACAGCAGGATGTCCTGTTGAAATTTGTCAACAGCCAGAGCTCCTTCAGTCCGCTGAAGGATAAGCAAGCGGTGCAGGACAGTGCCCTACAGCCAATGGAATCTTATCTCACCAACGGTAGAAGCGTAATAGGAGCCGATGACAATCTGCTCTATCCCATCTGGAATCTCACCCGTGAAAGTACACAAAGGCTATTAAAAAAAGAAGACAGTGCTTCTGTTGTTGCAGACCTTAGCAGGCAGCTTGCACAGATACGAAAGGAAAACAGCTATGAAGACAATAACTAAACGCTCTTTCTTTATCCTGTTCTCCATTGCCTCTGCCATTGGAATCGCGCTGGCTTCCATTGCCTTTGTAACAAATGTGAAATCGCTGCTTTGGGAAAAATCCGTAACCGATATCATCGAGGTAACACAGCAGGGCTCTCATGCACTGGATACCTATATAGAAAAAGACTACGATACTCTGCATCTGTTTGTCCGGGAGCTGCAGGAAACAAATGCAGCAGATCAGAAATCCATCCAGAAAATCATCAACGTATTCAATAAAGACGGAACCTCCTTTTACTGCAGCAATCTTTCCAGCGGTGATACCTACTCCAATCTGCCGGAACAGATACCGCGTATGAGCAAGAAGCAGAGAAACACCTACTCTGCAATGAGCGGAAGCAGTATACGCGACCCGTTTCTTGATGACTATACCGGTGTGAAAACGATCGGTGTATATGAACGCTTTACCTTCCGGGATGGTACACAGGGACTTGCCCAGAAAACAAGGCCGCTGTCTTCCATTACCGAACGCTTTTCACTTTCCTTTTTCAATCAGACCGGATTTTCCTATGTTGTTAATCAAAATGGCGATGTCCTGATCCGCTCGCTGCATAAGGACAGCAACCGCACCTTTCAGAATCTGTTCGATATCATCAATCTGCAGGGAAATGATGAAGCACGACTAGCTTCCTTCAAGCAGCGATTAAAGGAGGCAAAGACGGGGGCGGCACAGTTCCGTTATCAGGATGAGGAATATATATTCTGTTATGTCCCTTTACTTAACGGGGATAACTGGAATATCGTCTCCATTATTCCCAACCGTATTATTATGCAGCAGGCAAACAGTATTATCAGGCAGACAATCGCATTGTGTCTGTCCATCCTGCTGCTTCTGGCCGCGTTTGGCTGTTTCTATCACAGAAATCGGAAAAAGCATCAGAAGGAAATTGAAAAGCTGGCCTTCTATGACAATCTTACCGGCCTATATCGCTACGAAAAATTCCTGCTGGACGGACAGCAGCTTCTGGAGAAAAAGGAGCAGCCATTTGCCGTACTGTATCTGGATATCATGGGCTTTAAGCTTTTGAATGATATGGAGGGCTATAGCTATGGGGATCGTGTGCTGCTGTTTGTTGCGGATATTCTACGCTCACTCGCAAAGCAGCAGGAAATCTCCTGCCGTATCTCCGGAGATGATTTTGTCCTGCTTACCCCGTACAAGCAAAAAGCGGAGGTTCTCGAAAAATGCAGACAGCTTCTTTCTCTCACTGCTGCAGGGATTGACAACAAGCACAACATACCGATTCGAATCGGTATCTGTTTGCAGGAGGATGCCGATATCAATAGCACCATCAGTACGCTTGTGGACAGAGCCCGTATGGCACAGACAGGGATTCACGATGATTCCACAGCTGCATGGCAATTCTATAATCAGGAGATGCGTGAGATTCTGCTGCGCGATGCCGAGATGGAGCAGCATATGGAGCAGGCCTTAAAGGATGGAGAATTCCTGCATGTCATTCAGCCGAAATACGCATTGGACGGCAGCCAGATACTGGGAGGAGAAGCACTGCTTCGCTGGCAGCGCAAGGAACACGGCTTTACAAGTCCCGGTGAATTTATACCATTATTCGAACGAAACGGCTTCATTCGCAAGCTGGACACCTATGTTTTTATATCCGTATGTCAGACCATTCAGAATCGGCTTGCGCAAGGAAAAGCAGTCGTTCCGATTTCTGTCAATGTATCCCGCATCCATTTATATCAGGAGGATTTTGCGGATACCTATATTGCTATCAAGGAACAATATCACATTCCGGATGGCATCATAGAGCTGGAGCTTACGGAAAACATTCTGTTAAAAAACATGAAGGAGGTATTCGCCATTCTGGAGAAGCTTCGCTCTCACGGCTTCTGTTGCTCCATTGATGATTTCGGATCCGGCTATTCCTCTTTGAATGCGTTAAAGGATCTTCCGGTGGATGTGGTAAAGCTGGACAGAGTATTCTTTGACCAAAGCAGTCATGTGGAGCGCAATAAAACGATTTTGAAAAGTATGATCAGCATGGCCAAGGAGCTGGATATGAAGGTCGTTGCGGAAGGCATTGAATGTAGACAGCAGCTGGATATGCTGCAGGATACCGGCTGCGATATGGTTCAGGGCTTCATCTATGCAAAGCCGTGCAGTGAGAATGACTTCTATCACCGTCTGGAAACAGAATAAAGCAATACCTGCAAGGCATCTGGCAGGCTGAAAATAAAAGAGATTTCTATCAAATGGAACTACGTAGGCTGATTGCCGATATCCGCAAATCAGATGCGCCGCTACCCATAGATGAGAAGTCTCTTTTTGTTGGCGAAGGCCTTGCAGGAAATATACCAGTTTTAACAAGCAGCCGCAGAAACAGCCTTATCAGAAGTTCCCTTTTGATGATACTGTAACCCTGCATGGCGCTATAGACTGCGGCAGCTTCACAGCCGGATGCAGCCGGTAAAGGAAAACAGCCTTTAACCGCTGCCTGTACCGATGCCCCATAGAAATGCTGCATTCCCAATTCATACAGGTTCACTTCACAGTATGAAACTGCTTTAGCCATGCAGTATACGCTGCTGCTGAAAGTGGACGGGCGTAATAATAGCCCTGTACCATGTCACAGGTTGTCGTGCGCAAAAACGCCAGCTGCTCCTCAGTTTCAACCCCCTCCGCAACAACTTGCATATGCAGCCGATGTGCCAGCTCTATCAGACAGTGCAGGATATCCTGTGCCTTTTTTTGTTCAATGTCCTCGAAAAAGATACGATCCAGCTTGATTGCATCCACATCAAAGCTTTTTAATAAACCCAAAGAAGAAAATCCTGAGCCAAAATCATCCAGTGAACAACGAAAGCCCAGCTGATGCATCCGATGCACCGCCTGCTTTACCAAAGCAATCTGTTCCTCATTGAAAAAAACAGACTCTGTCAGCTCCAGCTCGATCTGATCATCCCCTATGCCATAGCGTTCTTTGATTTCCGCATATTCCTCAAGAAATGCAGGTTCCTGAAAATGCTGACGGGATACATTGATGGAAATCATCTGCTTTTCTTTACTCACTGCATTGCATGTCTGCAGATATCTGCAAACCTCCTCAAACATGTAACGGTCCAATTCCAGAATATTTCCGTTTTTCTCAAAGACAGGAATAAACGCTGACGGATAGATGATTCCCATTTGTGGATGCTGCCAGCGAACGAGTGCCTCTGCATGTCTGCATTGATTTGTTTTCAGCGTTACCTTGGGCTGCAAATACAGCTGAAATTCATGCTTCCGCAAGGAGTCTTCAAACAGGCTGTTCAGCAATTCCTCGTACTGCATAGCCTCCATTAAGGCAGAATTATAAAATACGCAGCCCTTTCCGCTTACATACTGACGAAGTGCAAGCTTTGCACGATCCAGCAATATGCCAGTGTCCCTTTGCGTGCTGTCAATGAGACAGGCCCCCTGACGCAAGCGGATAATCGGCTGCAGATGGGCGGTCTGTATGTGAACTGCCCTCTGCATTTCATCGATCCGATCCTGAAGCTGCTTCTGATCTTGTGTGAGAAGGAGGAGGAAGAAAGAGTCGCCCTCTCCTCTTGCCAGAAATTCCTCTCTTCCAAGATGCTGCTGCAATACCTTATACACCAGACACAGCACCTCATCTCCAAGCTGCATTCCATAGCGGTGATTGATTCGCTGGAAGTGTTCGATATTCAACAGCACCAAAGCAGCCGCAACGTCCGACTTCTTATCCAGCAGCCGCTTTATTCTATTCTGAAAGTGAACCAGCTTCATCCCCTTTGTTAACGGATCATGCAGAAAAATGCCCTGCCAGATTCCGCGGTTTGCCAGATACGCTCCCGCCAGAAATGACAGAATAAGCAGCAGGAGCATAAACAGCAGGACAAAAGCACCCTGCAGGTCATCCGGTATGATGTTGATGTGACGCATAGCGTAGCCTCCCTAACTCATTTCAGCAAAATTTTATCATGCCCTTTCAAAAAGACAACGAAAAATTTGTGTACATATACATATAGCATGACCCAAAAAAACATGATAAAATATGAATGAGGTGTCAATTATGCAAAGAAAGGAAACCCTTTTTGAATATCTGTATCACAGTCTGCGGGAGGAAATCATCAGTGGCAGAATGCCCTTTGGATCCACACTGCCCTCAATCATGCGATTATGTGAGCTTTATCATGTGGGAATTCGAACCGTGCGGGATGTATTGGAACGGCTGAAGCAGGAGGGCTACATAAAAACCGAAGAGCGAAAGCCAATGCTCGTCATATATCGGCAGGATCAAAGGGAACAGGAAACCGCAGCAGTTACTTATATCGTAAAATATCAGCAATCCTTACGGGATGCTTATGCCACAATGACACTGATCATGCCGCGTATTCTTTCCTTCTCTGTTCAGGTGTGCAGTGATTACACATTGCACTGTATGAAAGAATCAGTTGAGGAGGCTGCAGAGAAAAATACAGAATTACGCTGGAAAACCAATCTGAAAATCTTCAATGCACTGCTGGATCAGACGCACAATATGTTTTTTCGGGACTTATTTTCCAGCCTTACGCTGTATGCAAGACCGATATTCTTCTTTCAGGAAAAGCAGGGCTCAAGCCTTAACCGAGAAAGCTACCGGTTTCAGAATATTTTATGGGTTCAGGAAGCCATGTACAACCGACAGCTTACAGAGAGCATGGTCAGACTTACACAGATGTATACTGCTGTACAAAAAACAGCCGAGCTGCAGATGCAGCGCCTGAGGGAGCAGTATCCGCAAATCGAACAGTCAAAAAAGCCTTTTATATGGCATTCCGATCGGGGATGCGACCACCTGCATGTCCAGATTACACGCGATTTGATTGACAAGATCGGTACCGGAAGAATTACGGTAGGATCACGGCTTCCCTCGGAGGCAAAACTCGCTGCACAATATAAGGTAAGCGTTGCAACGATTCGTAAGGCCCTCGCCTCACTGAATGAGCTGGGCTATGCAAAAACACAGAATGTCAAAGGAACCACAGTCTGCATGCAGGACGAGAATACTGCCGCTAAATGCATGCAGATAAAGGTTTACCGGAAGGACACCCTGCGCTACCTCAGTGGTCTGCAGCTTATGATCCTCCTTATGAAGCCTGCAGCACGCTCAGCGTTCCCTTTTATTACACAACAGGCTCTGTCTAAGCTGCAGTATGATTTACAGCACGAAGAACGGATTCCTTTGGATTGTCTGACGGCGCTTGTACTTCAATATGTACCGCTGGAAACTCTGCGTACCCTGTTGACAGAGCTTGGCCGGATAGTGTGCTGGGGCTATTATTATTCCTTTTATCCCAGTAAACAGCACGGCTCTACCGTATTAAACCGCAAAAGCATGGAAGCTGTGAACTACCTGCAGGCAGGAAATCAGGAGGCATTTTCCACTCAGCTGTGCATATGCTATGCTCATATTCTGGATGTTGTCCGCTCAAATATGATCGATTTACAGCTCTTTGAGGCATCCTATATGAAAACACCGGATGAGGTCTTTTTATAAAAAAACAGCTGATTATACGCCGGTTCTTTCTTACTTTAGGGAGTATGCAAACAGGGAGAGATCAACTTCTATTGATAACTACTATCGTGTTGATTTCTCCCTGCTTTTAATTTGCGTAAGAACCTATGCGCCGGCAGCCGTTTTTCAGTATCCGTGAATTTCGAACACTGTATATTCTTTGTCAAAATGATAGCCGAGCTTCTCCGCCAGATGTACAGAATCCATATTGTGGGCATCCCAGCTCGGATACCAGCCACGCTTCAGGCATTCCAGTATCAGCTTTGCGCATGCTGCAGCTGCCAGTCCCTGTCTTCTGTATTCCTTTTTTGTATCTACCTGAATTTCAATTCCCTCGCGATAGGAGCTGTAGGAGGAGGCGCCGGCAACCGGAAGCTTGTCCTTCAGGACAGCAACTCCAAGCCCAGTTGTGCGATATGTCTCGTAATCCTTATATAAAGAGGTCCATTCCTTGCACCAAGGCTGTTGCCGCGACCAGTTGAATATCGTTTCGTCGATCAGCTTCAGCTCATATTCTGAGCTGAGGTTCTCTACGATATGCTGAAGGTGCCGCAAAGAGAAGATGCCTGCCTCCTTTTTTATGGCATATCGCGTGACCTCCTTGGCGCGTTCCCCATATTGCGCCTGAATGGCAGCTTTTAAAGAGGTGGTATCTGCGCTCATGATGATAAAGGGAATTGTATATGTGTCCGGCTTATATGCAATCAGCTCATGATTGACCTCTCCTGCGAAAAAGCAGAAGACGCCCAAAACCGCCATAGCTGATTTCGGATTTTCAGGATCATCTGCGTAAATATCCCCCATCACATTTTGCAGACAGGAAAGAATCATCGTATCCTGTGCATGTGCAAACAGAGCCTCAGCCCGTTCGGGATGCTTCATTTTATATATCATAATAACGTTCCTCCTAATCAATACAGCATACTACTTCCTGCTGTGATAGCTGCCGCAGGATTTCATCTACAAGAAAACAACAAAGAATGCTTTGCTCCGCACGCAGGATCGGGCTTTCCAGCCGACCGGTTTCCAGACATGCATGAATATGTTCTGCTTCATATTTCATTTCATAGACGCAAGGATGCTGTATCCTTTGCTCTACACCGTCCACTACAAGGAAGTATTCCCGTGCCTTCCAGTAATTCGGAATGCGGATATATCCCTTTTCAAAATAAAACAGTGCCTGCTGCAGGGTTTCCCCGTTCATGGAAATCCTGCTGTTGACAAGAATATCGTCGAACAGGAAATTCATGCTTACCCTGTCAATAGCCCCCAGCACTTCTCTTGTTCCCATAGCAGAAGCATGAATCTTATGCGGCTCTAGCAAATACTGCAAATATTCAATCGTATAGCTGGCGCTGCCATACACCACCCCTCCCTGCAAAGGATCGTGCATCCATGCGGCACGCGGGTTGGGAAAGCTTGCACTCATCGCAACCTGCAGAAGCTTCCCCAGTGTCTGCTTCTGCAGGATATCGCGGATATCCTGTGTGACAGGCAGAAACAGACTTTTTTGTGCTTCCATCAAAAACAGCTGCTTCTGCTTTGCTAAGGCAAACAGCTCCTTTGCTTCCCCGCAGGACAAAGCAATCGGCTTTTCGCATACAACATGCTTGCCATGGTGAAGAGCAGCTTTTATTTCTTTTCCGTGATTTGCATTGTTTACCGCAATATAAACGATATCCACATCCGGATCCGTATATACCTGTTCATATGTCCCATAAGCCTTACGTACCCCATACACCTCCGCTTTTGCCTGTGCCTTTTCCAAAGAACGGGAGGCAATGGCTTCTATCGTATCTCCGGCTTCGATAATGGCATGAAGAAAACGCTCTGTTATTGCAGCTACCGATATAATTCCATAATGCAGCACCATACCATCAACCTCTTTTCATAGTCGTCTGATAGAGAACATTTATTCTATTATGACCATCTTATCCTTTTCTTTCCCTGCTGTCAACACGATTTCCCCGTAGAGAGCTTCACCGCATAAGATACCATAATGATGAGCATTACAGGTTCAGGTACAGCAATTCAACCTTATCTTCCTTTTCGTTTCCTATTTCACCTTATAAAGCGATTGCCGTTAAAAAGACGTTTCTATAAAAGCGCTTGGACAACACAGTGTGACATTTATAAGGACTGCACTTTTTCAGGATTCTTCCGCAATTATGACGGATTGGTGAAGCTTTAGAAAAGGAGCTATAAAGATTAGGAATCATAACCTCTTTCAGCTTTCCCATATATGGCACCCTAATTTGAACTGAAGCTCTTTTCGAACCATTTATATATACAGCAAATGTTGAAAAACACGTATCCTTTGCATAAAACATGATATTTATAGAAAGCCTTTTCATTTTTCTGTATTTCATGCAAAAACATAGCTTTTTCATCCGTTTTTGAATTGCTTTTTTTAGAAAACAAGGTATACTAATAGTGTAATCCTCAGATTACAATACCTCACAAGTTCTGTATACCGACAAAATCGTGAGGGAAAGGGCTGGACATGAACAGCCCTTTTTTTCACCCCTTTTTTAAAATGATATAATTCAAGCTTTATTCAGACGATAAAATGATGGATGTAAAAAATTTTTGATAGACTTTTCTACCTCCAGGTGACATGATGGAACTGAAAGGAGCATGTACATATGGAAATAGGTAAAAAATTAAAAAAGGCGCGCATAGCTTGCGGACTGACACAAGAGCAGGTTGCAGATAAAATCAATGTATCCCGCCAAACGATATCCAACTGGGAAAACGAAAAATCCTATCCGGATATCATAGATAGGATAGATATGAGTAATCTTTATTCTATCAGCCTGGACGAAATATTAAAAGGAGATGATAAATTGATGGAGCATTTAGAAACAAATACGAATGTAGTAAAAAGCAATCAAAAATTAGTTATGGCAATTTTGTTGAATATCCTGTTTGTATTACTCCTTGGAATATGTAATGTGTTTCTATCCGGCAATCTATATTATCTCATAGGTGTATTCTGCTTTGCCATATTGAGCTCGGCGATTTTACTGTATCAGATTATCAAAAAACTTTAAGGAGGAGTATCTTATGAATATCAATACGACAATAACAGCAGTGGTATGCAGCGCAGTTTTTTTTGTAGGTGTCATTGAAATTGTATATCAAATCTATCATATCACCGTCACCGATGCAAATGCGAGAGGTCTGAAGCACCCAAAGCTCTGGGGATTATTAGCCATGAATGGAAATAATTCCAGTGGTTTGATCCTTTATCTGATTACCAGAAGAAACTATCCTTTCGTCGATCTCACTTCAGATGCCCAATCGGAAATCGAGAGAAGAAAGAAAGCCGCTGGTATCGGATTACTCTTCCTAGTAACAGGCGCTATCAGCTTTGTGCTTAGTGCAATGACCTTCATCTAGCAGGCAGTAAAACCTTCCTGTCTATTTCCAATGAAAAAGCCGGGCTATCTCCTGTATAATAAGATAGCCCTTGAGCTGAATGCTTCAACTATATGCAAGCCTTCCCGAACACCAAAAGGCGATGATTACTTTTCCTGGAAAACCTTCCGTAATCATCGCTTTTTATTTGCGATTTGCCCATAGGATAGCTGTATCCAGGTGAAAATCATAAAATGTGAAACACAGGATCCTACATATAAGAGTTAAAAAAACAGGCTACACATTTTCCAAAGCCCTTATTTAAGACCTTTTAACCTTTCGGCAAAATGTATATAACCTGATAATTTCAAATGGTGCGGGCGACAGGACTTGAACCTGCACGCGCGAAGCACTAGATCCTAAGTCTAGCGTGTCTGCCAATTTCACCACGCCCGCAAATGCTTTAATATTATAACATATCCTGTGATAATTGCAATCCTTTCTCTGAAATTTCTTAAAAAAATCAACTAACAATCCTATTCAACTCTATTGCATAACGAGGTACATAAAACTGCAATAAAAGTAAAAAGAAACGGGCTATACTTTATCGACAATCCTGCTATCTCCGTATTTTATGCAGGCTCTCTTAGAATCTGACTGATAATTCGTGACACAGATATCCCATCTTCTTCTATCTCATCCCTCATAGGCCCACACCTTGTCCGTTCAGGAACAGCTTTTTTCATAAATGTCAGCTTTTCCTTATGTAGAAAGAATTATAAAGCTATTATGTGGTATAATGGAGGGGATATAAATCATAACAAGGGAGGATTCCTTCATGAAAAAACTCAGACTCGCAGCCGTTTGTATGCTCCTATTATCTGCTACTGTTTTACAGGGCTGTTCCGCTAATGACCATGGACTGGACCCCGATAAGCCTATCACTCTGACCCTCTGGCATTATTACAGCGGTTCACAGAAGCAGGCATTTGATGAGCTTGTTGATGAATTCAATGAAACACAGGGGAAAAAGCAGGGAATCAGTGTGGATGCTGTCGCAAAGGGAAGCATATCCAACATTTCCGCAGATTTAAAAAGCTCTCTGGAGAAAAAAGTAAATGCTCCGGAGCTTCCGAATATTTTTGCCGCCTATGGAGATACGGCGGAGGATATGGAAAAAGCGGAAAAGCTCGTTTCCATCAATGCCTATATGTCAGATGAGGAAATGGCAGAATATGTCGATGACTATATGAAGGATGGCATTCTGCACAATCATGATGATGTCAATATCTTCCCAATAGCAAAGGCAACGGAGGTCATGGTTATCAATAAGAATAAATGGGATGAATTTGCGAAAAAGGAAGATGTAAAGCTTTCCGATCTGGATACATGGGAGGGACTTGCCCATGTCAGTGAGAAATACTATACATACAGTGGAGGAAAAGCCTTTTTTGCGAGAGATGCCCTCATGAATTATCTCAATGCCGGAAGCGAACAGCTGGGTACACCGCTATTTACCATAACCGGATACTCCGGCTCCTTCACCGTCAGCAAAGAAACCATGCGCAAGCTTTGGAATCAGTATTATGTTCCGTTTGTAAAGGGCTATTATACCAAAAACGGACGGTTTGCCAGTGATGACATGAAAACCGAGGATGTCATTGCCTGTGTTGCCTCCTCTGCAGGAGCAACCTTCTTTCCGAAGGAAATCATCAGTGATGATGGAACAGGCTATGCTGTGAAATATATCGTACGTCAGGTTCCCAACTTCGAGGAAAAAAAGAGCTATGCGATTACACAGGGAGCTGGTATGGCTGTCAGTAAAAGCGATGAAACACACGAATATGCTTCCATTCAGTTCTTAAAATGGTTCACGGAAAAGGAAAGAAATACGCTGTTCTCCGCAGAATCCTCTTATCTGCCGGTGAAAAAGGAGGCAAACTCCTTTGAATCCTGGAACTCCATTACGGAAGCCGAAAAGGTTACTGCGAATCAGCTCGTAAGAGATATCGTCAAAACCTCGATGGAAACTGTCTCAAAGAGTACTCTGACCTCGCAGAAATCATTTAACAAAAGCTTTGAAATCCGCAATTATCTGGAAACAGCACTGAATGAAAAATGCGCCGGGGATGCCCTTAAAATACAAAAGGCAATAAAGCGTGGAGACAGCCGCGAAAAAGCTTGGAAGCAATATCTCAGCGATGAAAATTTCAATACATGGTTTGAACAGATTACAAAGGATATTAACGAAAAGATGAAGGACAGTGATGCATAATGCAGAAGAATTCCCTGTTTCGCAGGCTGCTGATAACGCTCACGCTGACCGGTGCCGCGATCTGTCTGATCTTTATGGGTACGGTTTTTGCCGGTGGTACCATCAGCAATCTGAAGGATATCTCTTATCATCTCTTTCATCAGCGGGTGAAATTCAGGGTATCGGATCTGCAGGAAATCATGGCAACCGATCTGTATCAGCAGGATACCTACAAGGAACTGCTACAGGAATGTGAAAAGGTTTATCATAATGCTGCCGCCTATCAGAACAGCAGGGAGCTGCCGGCATCCGTCCTGAAGCAGATGGATGCCTTCTCCAAGCTGAAATACATCACAGGCTCCTATGTTATATTTGATAAGGATGTCTTTCATACCGATAGCTACCCTGCCTATTATCTGACAGATGGTACCCCCGGTGACACATATAATGATAAAAGCGATATCATTGCACGCTTTGGCAATGCAAGTGCTCTCAAAAAAGCAGGCTACTCTCTGCATTCCGAGTGGAAAACCTTCATGAAGCTATCAGAAAAGGATGAAAACGACGGCTTTTACTTCCGTCCCTATCAGGCGACGGTAAACAATCCAAGGGAAGAAATTAAAAGCTACGGCTATTGGGGTACGAGCATACGTATGCAGGATAATGAAACCGAGTTCATCACCTATTCCTTTCCTCTGATTAGCTCTGAGCATCAGGTGTACGGTGTTGCCGGTGTGGAAATATCCCTTGATTTTCTAAAAAAATATCTTCCCTATGAAGAATTAAACGATGATTCCAGCAATGCCTATCTGCTGGCATGCAAAAATAAGAATACCGACACCTATGAAGTGGTATACAGCAATGGTCCCAACTATCGCAGTCTGTT
This region includes:
- a CDS encoding GNAT family N-acetyltransferase, with the translated sequence MIYKMKHPERAEALFAHAQDTMILSCLQNVMGDIYADDPENPKSAMAVLGVFCFFAGEVNHELIAYKPDTYTIPFIIMSADTTSLKAAIQAQYGERAKEVTRYAIKKEAGIFSLRHLQHIVENLSSEYELKLIDETIFNWSRQQPWCKEWTSLYKDYETYRTTGLGVAVLKDKLPVAGASSYSSYREGIEIQVDTKKEYRRQGLAAAACAKLILECLKRGWYPSWDAHNMDSVHLAEKLGYHFDKEYTVFEIHGY
- a CDS encoding EAL domain-containing protein — encoded protein: MKTITKRSFFILFSIASAIGIALASIAFVTNVKSLLWEKSVTDIIEVTQQGSHALDTYIEKDYDTLHLFVRELQETNAADQKSIQKIINVFNKDGTSFYCSNLSSGDTYSNLPEQIPRMSKKQRNTYSAMSGSSIRDPFLDDYTGVKTIGVYERFTFRDGTQGLAQKTRPLSSITERFSLSFFNQTGFSYVVNQNGDVLIRSLHKDSNRTFQNLFDIINLQGNDEARLASFKQRLKEAKTGAAQFRYQDEEYIFCYVPLLNGDNWNIVSIIPNRIIMQQANSIIRQTIALCLSILLLLAAFGCFYHRNRKKHQKEIEKLAFYDNLTGLYRYEKFLLDGQQLLEKKEQPFAVLYLDIMGFKLLNDMEGYSYGDRVLLFVADILRSLAKQQEISCRISGDDFVLLTPYKQKAEVLEKCRQLLSLTAAGIDNKHNIPIRIGICLQEDADINSTISTLVDRARMAQTGIHDDSTAAWQFYNQEMREILLRDAEMEQHMEQALKDGEFLHVIQPKYALDGSQILGGEALLRWQRKEHGFTSPGEFIPLFERNGFIRKLDTYVFISVCQTIQNRLAQGKAVVPISVNVSRIHLYQEDFADTYIAIKEQYHIPDGIIELELTENILLKNMKEVFAILEKLRSHGFCCSIDDFGSGYSSLNALKDLPVDVVKLDRVFFDQSSHVERNKTILKSMISMAKELDMKVVAEGIECRQQLDMLQDTGCDMVQGFIYAKPCSENDFYHRLETE
- a CDS encoding carbohydrate ABC transporter substrate-binding protein, encoding MKRKHLGIGILMIALLLSGCSRQNATIYEPETTQASSTETKLTFFGFKYEAINVAAIEDSLRSFMQKNNRISITYEGIKGVNYYEVLDKRINTKNGDDIFMVDQASVLALKKKGALADLSDLSTINNFSDLVKNQMNANGSLQYVPTSISAFGLYCNENLLEKHGQKIPKNLQEFMEVCEYFKQKGITPIVANNDISLKTIVLAKGLFPIYQMQDKDAVIKQFNTGERDLAKTLEPGFALVEKMIDRGYVNAQEALKSEKTKDDLTLFARGEQPFMLSGAWAAPRLRDLHPDFTFSIHPYPVLEDGCALVINIDTRISVNADSPHVEEAKQFVEYLTQQDVLLKFVNSQSSFSPLKDKQAVQDSALQPMESYLTNGRSVIGADDNLLYPIWNLTRESTQRLLKKEDSASVVADLSRQLAQIRKENSYEDNN
- a CDS encoding bifunctional diguanylate cyclase/phosphodiesterase: MRHINIIPDDLQGAFVLLFMLLLLILSFLAGAYLANRGIWQGIFLHDPLTKGMKLVHFQNRIKRLLDKKSDVAAALVLLNIEHFQRINHRYGMQLGDEVLCLVYKVLQQHLGREEFLARGEGDSFFLLLLTQDQKQLQDRIDEMQRAVHIQTAHLQPIIRLRQGACLIDSTQRDTGILLDRAKLALRQYVSGKGCVFYNSALMEAMQYEELLNSLFEDSLRKHEFQLYLQPKVTLKTNQCRHAEALVRWQHPQMGIIYPSAFIPVFEKNGNILELDRYMFEEVCRYLQTCNAVSKEKQMISINVSRQHFQEPAFLEEYAEIKERYGIGDDQIELELTESVFFNEEQIALVKQAVHRMHQLGFRCSLDDFGSGFSSLGLLKSFDVDAIKLDRIFFEDIEQKKAQDILHCLIELAHRLHMQVVAEGVETEEQLAFLRTTTCDMVQGYYYARPLSAAAYTAWLKQFHTVK
- a CDS encoding Gfo/Idh/MocA family oxidoreductase; its protein translation is MVLHYGIISVAAITERFLHAIIEAGDTIEAIASRSLEKAQAKAEVYGVRKAYGTYEQVYTDPDVDIVYIAVNNANHGKEIKAALHHGKHVVCEKPIALSCGEAKELFALAKQKQLFLMEAQKSLFLPVTQDIRDILQKQTLGKLLQVAMSASFPNPRAAWMHDPLQGGVVYGSASYTIEYLQYLLEPHKIHASAMGTREVLGAIDRVSMNFLFDDILVNSRISMNGETLQQALFYFEKGYIRIPNYWKAREYFLVVDGVEQRIQHPCVYEMKYEAEHIHACLETGRLESPILRAEQSILCCFLVDEILRQLSQQEVVCCID
- a CDS encoding GntR family transcriptional regulator, translating into MQRKETLFEYLYHSLREEIISGRMPFGSTLPSIMRLCELYHVGIRTVRDVLERLKQEGYIKTEERKPMLVIYRQDQREQETAAVTYIVKYQQSLRDAYATMTLIMPRILSFSVQVCSDYTLHCMKESVEEAAEKNTELRWKTNLKIFNALLDQTHNMFFRDLFSSLTLYARPIFFFQEKQGSSLNRESYRFQNILWVQEAMYNRQLTESMVRLTQMYTAVQKTAELQMQRLREQYPQIEQSKKPFIWHSDRGCDHLHVQITRDLIDKIGTGRITVGSRLPSEAKLAAQYKVSVATIRKALASLNELGYAKTQNVKGTTVCMQDENTAAKCMQIKVYRKDTLRYLSGLQLMILLMKPAARSAFPFITQQALSKLQYDLQHEERIPLDCLTALVLQYVPLETLRTLLTELGRIVCWGYYYSFYPSKQHGSTVLNRKSMEAVNYLQAGNQEAFSTQLCICYAHILDVVRSNMIDLQLFEASYMKTPDEVFL
- a CDS encoding helix-turn-helix transcriptional regulator; the protein is MEIGKKLKKARIACGLTQEQVADKINVSRQTISNWENEKSYPDIIDRIDMSNLYSISLDEILKGDDKLMEHLETNTNVVKSNQKLVMAILLNILFVLLLGICNVFLSGNLYYLIGVFCFAILSSAILLYQIIKKL